One Deinococcus grandis DNA window includes the following coding sequences:
- a CDS encoding carboxymuconolactone decarboxylase family protein: protein MSDDPTPRARDVIFGSQQDRIQRRLDDLDPDLGGYIRDFAYDTVYDRPDLDLKTKELIACALLVSLGSPPELRTHLRGALNAGATEAELRGALMMCVPYLGFPRTVAAFEVLRQHLGKQRPAPTREAGPDDAG from the coding sequence GTGAGCGACGACCCCACACCCCGCGCCCGTGACGTGATCTTCGGTTCGCAGCAGGACCGCATCCAGCGGCGCCTGGACGACCTGGACCCCGACCTGGGCGGGTACATCCGCGACTTCGCGTACGACACGGTGTACGACCGGCCCGACCTGGACCTGAAGACCAAGGAACTCATCGCGTGCGCGCTGCTGGTGTCGCTGGGCAGCCCGCCGGAGCTGCGTACGCACCTGCGCGGCGCGCTGAACGCCGGGGCGACCGAGGCCGAGCTGCGCGGCGCGCTGATGATGTGCGTGCCGTACCTGGGCTTCCCCCGGACGGTCGCCGCCTTCGAGGTGCTGCGCCAGCACCTGGGAAAGCAAAGACCGGCCCCCACGCGGGAGGCCGGTCCGGATGACGCAGGTTAG
- a CDS encoding electron transfer flavoprotein subunit beta/FixA family protein, translating into MNILTLVRQVPDAEARVKINAQQVDLDGATLVIDGMDEYGVEEALRLRESGAPIEQIIALAIGPKRNEDALRTALAMGVDRAIHVETDEKFDAVTLSRVVAQVAQAENATLILAGGQEADWDSQALGAASAERLGWPQLTWTNELKLDGDTLTGRHDVDDGNESFRATLPAVVTTQQGLNEPRYPTLPNIMKAKKKELRKDDPATYGLTGKVRTVNAEIQTRARLNTMIDGKDAQAAAQQLLDLLRNEAKVIA; encoded by the coding sequence ATGAACATCCTGACCCTAGTCCGCCAAGTGCCCGACGCCGAAGCGCGCGTCAAGATCAACGCCCAGCAGGTCGACCTCGACGGCGCCACCCTCGTCATCGACGGGATGGACGAGTACGGCGTGGAGGAAGCCCTGCGCCTGCGCGAGAGCGGCGCGCCCATTGAGCAGATCATCGCGCTCGCCATCGGCCCCAAACGCAACGAGGACGCCCTGCGCACCGCCCTGGCCATGGGCGTCGACCGCGCCATTCACGTCGAGACCGACGAGAAGTTCGACGCCGTGACCCTCAGCCGCGTCGTCGCGCAGGTCGCCCAGGCCGAGAACGCCACCCTGATCCTCGCGGGCGGCCAGGAAGCCGACTGGGACTCCCAGGCCCTCGGCGCCGCCAGCGCCGAACGCCTCGGCTGGCCCCAGCTCACCTGGACGAACGAACTGAAACTCGACGGTGACACCCTGACCGGCCGCCACGACGTGGACGACGGCAACGAGAGCTTCCGCGCGACCCTCCCGGCCGTGGTGACCACCCAGCAGGGCCTCAACGAACCCCGCTACCCCACTCTGCCGAACATCATGAAGGCCAAGAAGAAGGAACTCCGCAAGGACGACCCCGCGACCTACGGCCTGACGGGCAAGGTCCGCACCGTGAACGCCGAGATCCAGACCCGCGCCCGCCTGAACACCATGATCGACGGCAAGGACGCCCAGGCCGCCGCCCAGCAGCTTCTCGACCTGCTTCGCAACGAAGCCAAGGTGATCGCATGA
- a CDS encoding electron transfer flavoprotein subunit alpha/FixB family protein: protein MILIVAEHTAGKLAKATLEMVTAARDVLAGGGREGPITLLVLGQNVAAVATEAAAVADQVLVADLPGLATYNAEVWAAATTQIAQEGEASVVIIGGSRSGREYAPRVAVKLDAAYLEDATKLSSNGAALQAQRYTYLARVTETVEADGLVVVTVKPGSFAPAAPAAAAGEQYDVELTLPAPRVEVTGKSVEKSSRVALTEADVIVTGGRGVGSPENFSRYVEALADNLGAGVGATRAVVDAGWRPYAEQVGQTGKTVQPKAYIALGVSGAVQHLSGMGKSKNIIAINKDAEAPIFKVADYGIVGDINEIVPALIEASRK, encoded by the coding sequence ATGATTCTGATCGTCGCTGAACACACCGCCGGGAAACTGGCGAAAGCCACCCTGGAAATGGTCACCGCCGCCCGCGACGTGCTGGCCGGTGGGGGCCGCGAAGGCCCCATCACCCTGCTCGTGCTGGGCCAGAACGTCGCCGCGGTCGCCACCGAGGCCGCCGCCGTCGCCGATCAGGTGCTCGTCGCCGACCTGCCCGGCCTGGCCACCTACAACGCCGAGGTCTGGGCCGCCGCCACCACGCAGATCGCGCAGGAAGGCGAGGCTTCAGTCGTCATCATCGGCGGCAGCCGCTCCGGCCGCGAGTACGCCCCCCGCGTGGCCGTGAAGCTGGACGCCGCGTACCTCGAGGACGCCACCAAGCTGAGCAGCAACGGCGCGGCCCTCCAGGCGCAGCGCTACACGTACCTCGCCCGCGTGACCGAGACGGTCGAGGCCGACGGGCTGGTCGTCGTGACCGTCAAACCCGGCTCGTTCGCGCCCGCCGCCCCCGCCGCCGCGGCCGGTGAGCAGTACGACGTCGAACTCACCCTGCCCGCCCCCCGCGTCGAGGTGACCGGCAAGAGCGTCGAGAAGAGCAGCCGCGTCGCCCTGACCGAAGCCGACGTGATCGTCACCGGTGGCCGTGGCGTGGGCAGCCCCGAGAACTTCAGCCGGTACGTCGAGGCCCTCGCGGACAACCTCGGCGCGGGCGTGGGTGCCACGCGCGCCGTCGTGGACGCCGGGTGGCGCCCCTACGCCGAACAGGTCGGCCAGACCGGCAAGACCGTGCAGCCCAAGGCGTACATCGCCCTGGGCGTCAGCGGCGCCGTGCAGCACCTGAGCGGCATGGGCAAGAGCAAGAACATCATCGCCATCAACAAGGACGCCGAAGCACCCATCTTCAAGGTCGCGGACTACGGCATCGTGGGCGACATCAACGAGATCGTCCCCGCGCTGATCGAAGCCAGCCGGAAATAA
- a CDS encoding SDR family NAD(P)-dependent oxidoreductase yields the protein MTDASNGVVVTGAARGIGRAIAELYAERGWRVLSADLSLPPNLRGQRRVKADVSTAAGRERIVRAAREMGGVQVLVNNAAFQGAHGSVLDVSERGWARTLNVNLTAPLLLTRALVDLLPRGAAVVNVASVQGLFAEQGNAAYNASKGGLVNLTRAMALDLAPHGLRVNAVAPGAISTEAVLQSITESDDPEQTRRDYEDLHALRRLGTPREVAQVVYFLGSEDAAFMTGAIVPVDGGMTASFMMAGRPV from the coding sequence ATGACAGACGCTTCGAATGGGGTGGTGGTGACGGGCGCGGCGCGCGGGATCGGCCGGGCGATCGCGGAACTGTACGCGGAACGGGGCTGGCGGGTCCTGAGTGCCGACCTGAGCCTCCCGCCGAACCTGCGCGGCCAGCGGCGCGTGAAGGCGGACGTGAGTACCGCCGCCGGACGGGAACGGATCGTCCGGGCGGCGCGCGAGATGGGCGGCGTGCAGGTCCTCGTGAACAACGCGGCGTTCCAGGGCGCGCACGGCAGCGTGCTGGACGTCAGCGAGCGCGGCTGGGCCCGCACCCTGAACGTGAACCTGACCGCCCCGCTGCTGCTCACGCGGGCGCTGGTGGATCTGCTGCCGCGCGGCGCGGCCGTGGTGAACGTGGCGAGCGTGCAGGGCCTGTTCGCCGAGCAGGGCAACGCGGCGTACAACGCCAGCAAGGGCGGCCTCGTGAACCTGACCCGCGCGATGGCGCTGGACCTCGCGCCACACGGGCTACGCGTGAACGCCGTCGCGCCCGGTGCGATCAGCACCGAGGCGGTCCTGCAGAGCATCACCGAGAGTGACGACCCCGAGCAGACCCGCCGGGACTACGAGGACCTGCACGCCCTGCGCCGCCTGGGCACACCCCGCGAGGTCGCGCAGGTCGTGTACTTCCTGGGCAGCGAGGACGCCGCGTTCATGACCGGCGCTATCGTACCGGTAGACGGCGGCATGACCGCGTCGTTCATGATGGCGGGCCGCCCGGTGTAG
- a CDS encoding disulfide bond formation protein B, translating to MSRDNRLYAAWVVSLIATLGSLYFSEIRHFNPCVLCWFQRICMYPLAIILGVAALTGDLHVRRYALPLAGTGVLIALYQNLETWGVVPVLRACTADPSASCGTPWPVWGMNSPLNTVLTIPVLSMIAFTLIIGLLSWRRNRTI from the coding sequence GTGAGCCGCGACAACCGCCTGTACGCCGCGTGGGTCGTGTCCCTGATCGCCACGCTGGGCAGCCTGTACTTCAGCGAGATCCGCCACTTCAATCCGTGCGTCCTGTGCTGGTTCCAGCGCATCTGCATGTACCCGCTGGCCATCATCCTGGGCGTCGCGGCCCTGACCGGCGACCTGCACGTGCGCCGCTACGCCCTGCCTCTGGCCGGGACCGGCGTGCTGATCGCGCTGTACCAGAACCTCGAAACGTGGGGCGTCGTGCCCGTCCTGCGCGCCTGCACCGCCGACCCCAGCGCGTCGTGCGGCACCCCCTGGCCCGTGTGGGGCATGAACTCCCCGCTGAACACCGTCCTGACCATCCCGGTCCTGAGCATGATCGCCTTCACGCTCATCATCGGCCTGCTGAGCTGGCGGCGAAACCGCACGATCTGA
- a CDS encoding DsbA family protein → MTANSNPNRMFLVIGTLIAAVLIGLAVFAVQGKPAAGTAAFDLKGVPFAGQESAPVDVVVVEDFKCPVCQNFEATVAPELKTKYVDTGKIKQYSLLWPFLAEARSLPTDDSKLAAQAAMCVYDQGGNDAFNAFKPILFRAQGDENTVWATKSRLKELAGNLETLEQSKFAECLDSDATAARVDAMEAQVVKARVTGTPTVFVNGKQVNATAADIGAAIDAAK, encoded by the coding sequence ATGACCGCCAACAGCAACCCCAACCGCATGTTCCTGGTGATCGGCACGCTGATCGCCGCCGTCCTCATCGGCCTGGCCGTGTTCGCCGTGCAGGGCAAACCCGCCGCCGGAACCGCCGCCTTCGACCTGAAGGGCGTCCCCTTCGCCGGGCAGGAGAGCGCCCCGGTGGACGTCGTGGTCGTCGAGGACTTCAAGTGCCCCGTCTGCCAGAACTTCGAGGCGACCGTCGCGCCCGAACTGAAGACCAAGTACGTGGACACCGGCAAGATCAAGCAGTACTCCCTGCTGTGGCCCTTCCTGGCCGAGGCCCGCAGCCTCCCCACCGACGACAGCAAACTCGCCGCGCAGGCCGCCATGTGCGTCTACGATCAGGGTGGGAACGACGCCTTCAACGCCTTCAAACCCATCCTGTTCCGCGCGCAGGGCGACGAGAACACCGTCTGGGCCACCAAGAGCCGTCTGAAGGAACTCGCCGGGAACCTCGAAACCCTCGAACAGAGCAAGTTCGCCGAGTGCCTGGACAGCGACGCCACCGCCGCCCGCGTGGACGCCATGGAAGCGCAGGTCGTCAAGGCCCGCGTGACCGGCACGCCCACCGTGTTCGTGAACGGCAAGCAGGTCAACGCCACCGCCGCCGACATCGGCGCCGCCATCGACGCCGCGAAGTAA
- the uvrA gene encoding excinuclease ABC subunit UvrA, with amino-acid sequence MHARPRTRSHTLQNNLIVKGAKAHNLKDITVELPRDQFVVITGVSGSGKSTLAFDTIYAEGQRRYVESLSAYARQFLGLMEKPDVESITGLSPAISIDQKTTSHNPRSTVGTVTEIHDYLRLLYARVGTPYCPVCGRKIEKQSPSEITDRLLAGFPDKRAILLAPVVRGRKGEYRKLFADLRREGFARVRVDGTLYELEEAEKLKLEKFEKHDVDVVIDRVTLRESDRSRIAESVELGLRRGESLLRVLMPDAGEDGGAHEELYSEKFACPEHGSVLEELEPRSFSFNSPYGACGDCAGLGSKQEFSPDQIIDDKLSIAEGAILPWSKKGTGGGIYYWDKLQALAEHLDFSVKTPWRDLPRKAQDAILRGPGAPFEVVYRRAGKETMRFMTEFEGVIPNLERRYADTESDFMREKLEELMELQPCPTCGGTRYKPEILAVRVGGLNISQASGMSVLAADTFFQDLQSGALDHAAIEPFLKGHTGGSAKAHGPRHYEYVLNDFGSAVAAPILKAIRTRLKFLVDVGLDYLSLDRTANTLSGGEAQRIRLATQVGSGLTGVLYVLDEPSIGLHPKDNHRLIGTLKHLRDLGNTLIVVEHDEDTMMDADYLVDMGPGAGVHGGQVVAVGTPEQVKKDRNSLTGKYLRGELKIEVPTHRRRGNGRQLKVIGAREHNLQNVSIEIPLGTMTVVTGPSGSGKSTLIHDILHATLARELNGAKTTPGKYDRIEGMEHLDKVIEIDQSPIGRTPRSNPATYTGVFTEIRDLFTRTPEARRRGYQAGRFSFNVKGGRCEHCKGDGVMKIEMNFLPDIYVPCEVCKGARYNRETLEVKYNGKTIADVLDLTVEDAQSFFEAIPAIERKMTLLCDVGLGYMKIGQPSTTLSGGEAQRIKLASELSKRATGKTIYILDEPTTGLHFEDVRKLMEVLQRLVEGGNTLVIIEHSLDVMKTADHIIDLGPEGGVRGGTVVGTGTPEEMAAHPTSHTGEYLRRVPGITPAQPRADATPAEPDSTPKKAKRTPKKAAAEEPEPVGAAPARKGRAKKESA; translated from the coding sequence ATGCACGCCCGGCCGCGCACGAGGAGCCACACCTTGCAGAACAACCTGATCGTGAAGGGCGCGAAGGCACACAACCTCAAGGACATCACGGTGGAACTGCCGCGCGACCAGTTCGTGGTGATCACCGGCGTGTCCGGCAGCGGCAAGAGCACCCTGGCCTTCGACACCATCTACGCCGAGGGCCAGCGCCGTTACGTCGAGAGCCTCAGCGCCTACGCCCGCCAGTTCCTGGGCCTGATGGAGAAACCCGACGTCGAGAGCATCACCGGCCTGTCCCCGGCCATCTCCATCGACCAGAAGACCACCAGCCACAACCCGCGCAGCACCGTCGGGACCGTCACCGAGATCCACGACTACCTCCGCCTGCTGTACGCCCGCGTGGGCACCCCGTACTGCCCGGTGTGCGGCCGCAAGATCGAGAAGCAGAGCCCCAGCGAGATCACCGACCGCCTGCTGGCCGGCTTCCCTGACAAGCGAGCCATCCTGCTGGCCCCCGTCGTTCGTGGCCGCAAGGGCGAGTACCGCAAGCTGTTCGCCGACCTGCGCCGCGAGGGCTTCGCGCGCGTCCGCGTGGACGGCACGCTGTACGAACTGGAGGAAGCCGAGAAGCTGAAGCTGGAGAAGTTCGAGAAGCACGACGTGGACGTCGTCATCGACCGCGTGACGCTGCGCGAGAGTGACCGCAGCCGCATCGCCGAGAGTGTCGAACTGGGCCTGCGCCGCGGCGAGAGCCTGCTGCGTGTGCTGATGCCCGACGCGGGTGAGGACGGCGGCGCGCACGAGGAACTGTACTCCGAGAAGTTCGCCTGCCCCGAGCACGGCAGCGTGCTGGAGGAACTCGAACCCCGCTCGTTCTCGTTCAACTCGCCGTACGGCGCGTGCGGGGACTGCGCGGGCCTGGGCAGCAAGCAGGAGTTCAGCCCGGACCAGATCATCGACGACAAACTCTCCATCGCCGAGGGCGCGATCCTCCCCTGGAGCAAGAAGGGCACGGGCGGCGGCATCTACTACTGGGACAAGCTCCAGGCGCTGGCCGAACACCTGGACTTCAGCGTGAAGACCCCCTGGCGGGACCTGCCCAGGAAGGCGCAGGACGCGATCCTGCGCGGCCCCGGCGCGCCGTTCGAGGTCGTGTACCGCCGCGCGGGCAAGGAAACCATGCGCTTCATGACCGAGTTCGAGGGGGTCATCCCAAACCTGGAACGTCGCTACGCCGACACGGAAAGCGACTTCATGCGCGAGAAGCTGGAGGAACTGATGGAACTCCAGCCGTGCCCCACCTGCGGCGGCACCCGCTACAAACCCGAGATCCTCGCGGTGCGCGTGGGCGGCCTGAACATCAGTCAGGCGAGCGGCATGAGCGTCCTGGCGGCCGACACGTTCTTCCAGGACCTCCAGAGCGGCGCGCTCGATCACGCGGCCATCGAACCGTTCCTGAAGGGCCACACGGGCGGCAGCGCGAAGGCGCACGGACCCCGCCACTACGAGTACGTGCTGAACGACTTCGGCTCGGCGGTCGCCGCGCCCATCCTGAAGGCCATCCGCACCCGCCTGAAATTCCTGGTGGACGTGGGCCTGGACTACCTGAGCCTCGACCGCACCGCGAACACCCTGAGCGGCGGGGAGGCGCAGCGCATCCGCCTCGCCACGCAGGTCGGTAGCGGTCTGACCGGCGTGCTGTACGTCCTCGACGAGCCCAGCATCGGCCTGCATCCCAAGGACAACCACCGCCTGATCGGCACGCTGAAGCACCTGCGCGACCTGGGCAACACCCTGATCGTCGTCGAGCACGACGAGGACACCATGATGGACGCCGACTACCTCGTGGACATGGGCCCCGGTGCGGGCGTTCACGGCGGGCAGGTCGTCGCCGTCGGCACCCCGGAACAGGTGAAGAAGGACAGGAACAGCCTGACCGGCAAGTACCTGCGCGGCGAACTGAAGATCGAGGTGCCCACCCATCGCCGCCGGGGCAATGGCCGACAGCTGAAGGTCATCGGAGCGCGCGAACACAACCTCCAGAACGTGTCCATCGAGATCCCGCTGGGCACCATGACCGTCGTCACCGGCCCGTCGGGCAGCGGCAAGAGCACCCTGATCCACGACATCCTGCACGCCACCCTGGCGCGCGAACTGAACGGCGCGAAGACCACGCCCGGCAAATACGACCGGATCGAGGGCATGGAGCACCTGGACAAGGTCATCGAGATCGACCAGAGCCCCATCGGGCGCACGCCGCGCAGCAACCCCGCCACGTATACCGGCGTGTTCACCGAGATCCGCGATCTGTTCACCCGCACGCCCGAGGCGCGGCGGCGCGGCTACCAGGCCGGGCGGTTCTCCTTCAACGTGAAGGGCGGCCGCTGCGAGCACTGCAAGGGCGACGGCGTCATGAAGATCGAGATGAACTTCCTGCCCGACATCTACGTCCCCTGCGAGGTCTGCAAGGGTGCGAGGTACAACCGCGAGACGCTGGAAGTCAAATACAACGGCAAGACCATCGCCGACGTGCTCGACCTGACCGTCGAGGACGCCCAGAGCTTCTTCGAGGCGATTCCCGCCATCGAACGCAAGATGACCCTGCTGTGCGACGTGGGCCTGGGCTACATGAAGATCGGGCAGCCCAGCACCACCCTGTCCGGCGGCGAGGCGCAGCGCATCAAGCTCGCCAGCGAACTGAGCAAACGCGCCACCGGCAAGACCATCTACATCCTCGACGAGCCCACCACGGGCCTGCACTTCGAGGACGTCCGCAAACTCATGGAAGTGCTGCAACGCCTCGTCGAGGGCGGGAACACCCTCGTGATCATCGAGCACAGCCTGGACGTCATGAAGACCGCCGACCACATCATCGACCTGGGTCCCGAAGGTGGCGTGCGCGGCGGCACGGTGGTTGGCACCGGCACCCCCGAGGAGATGGCCGCCCACCCGACCAGCCACACCGGCGAGTACCTGCGCCGCGTGCCCGGCATCACGCCCGCCCAGCCCAGAGCCGACGCGACTCCAGCCGAGCCCGACAGCACCCCGAAGAAGGCCAAGCGCACCCCGAAGAAGGCGGCCGCCGAGGAGCCGGAACCCGTCGGCGCGGCCCCTGCCCGCAAGGGGCGTGCTAAGAAAGAAAGCGCATGA
- a CDS encoding TolB-like translocation protein — protein MKRTLLALTALLLGAAEAATLPSRAVLSGECCPGVVWTPDSRALLFLDGPPARGSTGIYSVPADGGEVTRRFSSVAFFSPSLRWAVRPGAGEATTLERLTDGRRFTLPTYGADVVWTRAETRLAYARSSTSGNFDRRVTRVFVADVFGAPRLVATLPGGSIHGWVNDSTLLLSGKPSAAARDRELFTLDTRTGARRVLRQALGFRSVTLSPDGRQVAYTVAFDSAARNGLWLQATAGGSPRELSVFGSYRWRDATRLLLIPLNAAGGPHTLRQYDVTANAWKTLGDLGDQVRLADWSVSPDGRRLSFLSARDGNVRVLTLP, from the coding sequence GTGAAGCGCACGCTCCTGGCTCTGACGGCCCTGTTGCTGGGCGCGGCAGAGGCCGCCACGCTGCCGTCCCGCGCGGTCCTGAGCGGCGAGTGCTGCCCCGGCGTGGTCTGGACGCCCGACTCGCGCGCGCTGCTGTTCCTGGACGGCCCCCCGGCGCGCGGCTCGACCGGCATCTACAGCGTCCCGGCGGACGGGGGAGAGGTCACGCGGCGCTTCTCCAGCGTGGCGTTCTTCTCGCCGTCGCTGCGCTGGGCGGTGCGGCCCGGCGCGGGCGAGGCGACCACCCTGGAACGCCTGACCGACGGGCGGCGCTTCACGCTGCCCACGTACGGCGCGGACGTCGTCTGGACGCGCGCCGAGACGCGACTGGCGTACGCGCGCAGCAGCACGAGCGGCAACTTCGACCGGCGCGTCACGCGGGTGTTCGTCGCGGACGTGTTCGGCGCGCCCCGGCTGGTGGCGACCCTGCCCGGTGGCAGCATCCACGGCTGGGTGAACGACTCGACGCTGCTCCTGAGCGGCAAGCCCAGCGCGGCGGCCCGCGACCGGGAACTGTTCACCCTGGACACCCGCACCGGTGCGCGGCGGGTGCTGCGGCAGGCGCTGGGCTTCCGCTCGGTGACCCTCAGCCCCGACGGTCGGCAGGTCGCTTACACCGTCGCCTTCGACAGCGCCGCCCGCAACGGCCTGTGGCTCCAGGCGACCGCCGGGGGCAGCCCGCGCGAACTGAGCGTGTTCGGCTCGTACCGCTGGCGGGATGCCACGCGCCTGCTGCTGATTCCGCTGAACGCGGCGGGCGGCCCGCACACGCTGCGGCAGTACGACGTGACCGCGAACGCCTGGAAGACCCTGGGCGACCTGGGCGATCAGGTGAGGCTGGCGGACTGGTCGGTCAGTCCCGACGGGCGGCGGCTCAGCTTCTTGAGTGCGCGGGATGGGAACGTGCGCGTGCTGACGTTGCCGTAA
- a CDS encoding M23 family metallopeptidase, with amino-acid sequence MSARRVLLLAAALTGVALAHYAAPLPLSAVAPAKAQFGLPFAGPPGPDAWMLGQGYGNTTGAYRQRRSTYGNLQGIHAGLDFSAPCGTPVRAIGDGVVAEVDGPHGSPPHNVVVDHVGNLSSLYGHLRVRSSLRVGQRVTRGQVIGESGDSQGTCVSAPHLHLELRDRSHQRFFNPLSFIAADWNSLALAGSFGRGYEYDLTQPRRWQTPDSQPAALRGGALLNEYRQPWPPAAGGAR; translated from the coding sequence ATGTCCGCCCGCCGAGTCCTGCTGCTGGCTGCCGCGCTGACCGGCGTGGCCCTGGCCCATTACGCCGCGCCGCTGCCCCTGAGTGCCGTCGCGCCCGCAAAGGCGCAGTTCGGCCTGCCGTTCGCGGGACCGCCCGGCCCGGACGCCTGGATGCTCGGGCAGGGGTACGGGAACACGACCGGCGCGTACCGGCAGCGGCGCAGCACCTACGGGAACCTCCAGGGCATCCACGCGGGCCTGGATTTCAGCGCCCCGTGCGGCACGCCCGTGCGGGCCATCGGGGACGGCGTGGTGGCCGAGGTGGACGGCCCGCACGGCAGCCCGCCGCACAACGTGGTCGTGGATCACGTCGGAAACCTCTCCAGTCTGTACGGGCACCTGCGGGTGCGGTCCAGCCTGCGGGTGGGGCAGCGGGTCACGCGCGGGCAGGTCATCGGCGAGAGCGGCGACTCGCAGGGCACCTGCGTGAGTGCGCCGCACCTTCACCTGGAACTGCGCGACCGTTCTCACCAGCGCTTTTTCAACCCGCTGTCGTTCATCGCAGCCGACTGGAATTCGCTGGCGCTGGCCGGGAGCTTCGGGCGCGGGTACGAGTACGACCTGACGCAGCCGCGGCGCTGGCAGACGCCGGACTCGCAGCCCGCCGCGTTGCGGGGTGGGGCGCTGCTGAACGAGTACCGCCAGCCCTGGCCGCCCGCCGCCGGAGGTGCCCGGTGA
- a CDS encoding class I SAM-dependent rRNA methyltransferase: MKKSPTVTLQPQAVRRIAGRYPFGHSGDIARADDGIQPGEVVNVKGPDSSKVIARGYFNQQGATPLRLLTWQDEDIDLKFYRARVKAALARRAGRIVNTDAMRVLHAEADGMPGVIADQFAGTLGVQLRNAGVERHRDLIVRALREETGATGAYERSDTGERRKEGLDLVTGTLWGDVPDRVEFFEDDLKLHFNPMDAQKTGFFLDQRDNRRLMRTFVQPGAGFLDVYSYTGGFSLHAAKAGAKAVAIDKDSVALGALEGAARGNGVQVGVRWGDAIEQLDALVREKRTFGAIVLDPPTLAKRRDDVPRTKRIFTDGAARALRMLDSGGHLLISTCAHYIRVDDLLDAARVAAAEANTDAEVLDVTYQPADHPHLLSVPESLYLKSILLRKA; this comes from the coding sequence ATGAAGAAGTCTCCCACCGTGACCCTGCAACCCCAGGCGGTGCGCCGCATCGCGGGCCGCTACCCGTTCGGCCACAGCGGCGATATCGCCCGCGCCGACGACGGCATCCAGCCCGGCGAGGTCGTGAACGTCAAGGGCCCGGACTCCAGCAAGGTGATCGCGCGCGGGTACTTCAACCAGCAGGGCGCCACCCCGCTGCGCCTGCTGACGTGGCAGGACGAGGACATCGACCTGAAGTTCTACCGCGCCCGCGTGAAGGCCGCCCTGGCCCGCCGCGCCGGACGGATCGTGAACACCGACGCGATGCGCGTCCTGCACGCGGAAGCGGACGGGATGCCCGGCGTGATCGCCGACCAGTTCGCCGGGACGCTGGGCGTCCAGCTACGCAACGCGGGCGTCGAGCGGCACCGTGACCTGATCGTCAGGGCCCTGCGCGAGGAGACCGGCGCGACCGGCGCCTACGAGCGCAGCGACACCGGCGAGCGCCGCAAGGAGGGCCTGGACCTCGTGACCGGCACCCTCTGGGGCGACGTGCCGGACCGCGTCGAGTTCTTCGAGGACGACCTGAAGCTTCACTTCAACCCGATGGACGCGCAGAAGACCGGGTTCTTCCTCGACCAGCGCGACAACCGCCGCCTGATGCGCACGTTCGTGCAGCCCGGCGCGGGCTTCCTCGACGTGTACTCCTACACCGGGGGCTTCAGCCTGCACGCCGCGAAGGCGGGCGCGAAGGCCGTCGCCATCGACAAGGACAGCGTCGCGCTGGGCGCGCTGGAAGGCGCGGCGCGCGGGAACGGGGTGCAGGTCGGCGTGCGCTGGGGTGACGCCATCGAACAGCTCGACGCCCTCGTCAGGGAAAAACGGACCTTCGGCGCGATCGTCCTCGACCCGCCCACCCTCGCCAAGCGGCGCGACGACGTGCCCCGCACCAAACGCATCTTCACCGACGGCGCCGCCCGCGCCCTGCGCATGCTCGACAGTGGCGGGCACCTGCTGATCAGCACCTGCGCGCACTACATCCGCGTGGACGACCTGCTCGACGCCGCCCGCGTCGCCGCCGCCGAGGCGAACACCGACGCCGAGGTGCTGGACGTGACCTACCAGCCGGCCGACCACCCGCACCTCCTGAGCGTGCCCGAGAGCCTGTACCTCAAGAGCATCCTGCTGCGTAAAGCCTGA